The following proteins are co-located in the Bacteroidales bacterium genome:
- the pheT gene encoding phenylalanine--tRNA ligase subunit beta — translation MKISYNWLKQYLNFDANPQDLSEVLTGCGLEVEALEEYSSIKGGLKGCFIGEVKTKEKHPDADKLSITTVDIGRAELLHIVCGAPNVEAGQKVVVATIGTTLYTAKGELELKKAKIRGQVSEGMICAEDELGIGDSHAGIMVLDANVKIGIPAAEYFNIENDWVFEIGLTPNRADATSHIGVARDIAAVLNVYNKKKYSYIFPDISNFKIDNNNLKIDVIVDDTIACPRYAGITVSDIRVTESPEWLKNRLKAVGLRPINNIVDITNFVLLETGQPLHAFDAEQISGQKVIVKKMNEGTKFITLDEVERTLTSRDLMICNENEGMCIAGVFGGMKSGVSEKTRSVFIESAYFDPVHVRKTSKYHGLKTDASFRFERGVDPNMVIVALKRAALLMKEIAGGKISSEIVDIYPIPIEDFKVNIKFANVDKLIGKKIEKDIIKNILTSLDIKIVSENNESLELSVPPFKVDVQREADVIEEILRIYGYNNIEVPETFRISSSKAPDPDKEKLQSKISDYLCSNGFYEIMNNSLTNEKYINGLNSLKPENNVIILNALSTELGIMRQSMLFGGLESVSYNHNRKNFNLKFFEFGRTYKYLPGENDLKCYVENEQLAIILTGNIEAENWNTGKGKAVDFYYLKAFVNNIFANIGINNREFSVREISNDLIAEGFEYSYNKTVVAGFGKIEKNILKKFDIKQDVYYAEIEWAQFILLSSRNKVKYSDVSKFPEVRRDLALVIDNSVKFSQIEELAYKTVPALLKEVNLFDIYKDEKIGSNKKSYAVSFIIQDKEKTLTDTETDSIMNKLIAVFSDELNANLR, via the coding sequence ATGAAAATTTCATACAATTGGCTTAAGCAATATTTGAATTTTGATGCAAATCCACAAGATCTTTCGGAAGTACTTACCGGATGCGGGTTAGAAGTGGAAGCACTTGAAGAATATTCCAGTATAAAAGGTGGATTAAAGGGATGTTTTATAGGAGAAGTAAAAACTAAAGAAAAACATCCTGATGCGGATAAGCTCAGTATTACAACTGTTGATATTGGTCGTGCCGAATTATTACATATTGTTTGTGGCGCACCTAATGTTGAAGCCGGACAGAAGGTAGTTGTGGCAACCATTGGTACAACATTATATACAGCAAAAGGAGAATTAGAACTTAAGAAAGCAAAAATTCGCGGACAGGTTTCGGAAGGTATGATTTGCGCTGAAGACGAACTGGGCATTGGTGATTCTCATGCAGGAATTATGGTTCTTGATGCAAATGTAAAAATTGGAATTCCGGCTGCTGAATATTTTAATATTGAAAATGATTGGGTTTTTGAAATTGGATTAACTCCAAATCGTGCTGATGCCACTTCGCATATTGGTGTTGCCCGTGATATTGCTGCTGTTCTAAATGTTTATAATAAAAAGAAGTATTCATATATTTTTCCTGATATAAGTAATTTTAAAATTGATAATAACAATCTGAAAATTGATGTGATTGTTGATGATACTATTGCTTGTCCACGTTATGCCGGAATAACAGTATCTGATATTAGAGTAACCGAATCGCCGGAATGGCTTAAAAACAGGCTTAAAGCTGTTGGTCTTCGTCCGATAAATAATATTGTAGATATTACAAATTTCGTTTTGTTAGAAACAGGTCAACCGCTTCATGCGTTCGATGCAGAGCAGATTTCAGGGCAGAAAGTTATTGTGAAAAAAATGAATGAGGGAACAAAATTCATCACGCTTGATGAAGTAGAACGTACATTAACCTCACGTGATCTGATGATTTGTAACGAAAATGAAGGAATGTGTATAGCCGGTGTTTTCGGGGGAATGAAATCAGGAGTGAGCGAAAAAACAAGAAGTGTTTTTATTGAAAGCGCTTACTTTGATCCGGTTCATGTTCGTAAAACCTCAAAATATCACGGATTAAAAACAGATGCATCATTTCGTTTCGAAAGAGGTGTTGACCCAAACATGGTTATCGTTGCTTTGAAACGTGCGGCATTACTAATGAAAGAAATTGCCGGCGGAAAAATTTCTTCGGAAATTGTTGACATTTATCCTATACCGATAGAAGATTTTAAAGTCAATATTAAATTTGCTAATGTTGACAAGCTTATTGGGAAGAAAATTGAAAAGGATATAATTAAAAATATACTTACATCTCTTGATATTAAAATAGTTTCAGAAAATAATGAAAGCCTCGAATTATCAGTGCCTCCATTCAAGGTTGATGTACAACGTGAAGCGGATGTGATTGAAGAGATACTTCGTATTTATGGTTATAACAACATAGAAGTGCCTGAAACATTTCGTATTTCTTCATCAAAAGCACCCGATCCTGATAAAGAAAAACTTCAAAGTAAAATATCGGATTACCTTTGCAGTAATGGCTTTTATGAGATCATGAATAATTCATTAACGAATGAAAAATATATTAATGGTTTAAACTCGTTAAAGCCCGAAAACAATGTGATAATATTAAATGCATTAAGCACTGAGCTTGGGATCATGCGCCAGTCAATGCTTTTCGGGGGACTGGAATCGGTTTCATATAATCATAACAGGAAGAATTTTAACCTGAAATTTTTTGAATTCGGAAGAACATATAAATATTTGCCGGGAGAAAATGATTTAAAATGTTATGTTGAAAATGAACAACTGGCAATAATCCTCACAGGTAATATAGAAGCAGAGAACTGGAATACCGGTAAAGGAAAGGCTGTTGATTTTTATTACCTGAAAGCTTTTGTAAATAATATTTTTGCAAATATCGGAATCAATAATCGTGAATTTTCAGTAAGAGAAATCTCAAATGATTTGATTGCAGAGGGTTTTGAGTATTCGTATAATAAAACGGTAGTTGCCGGATTTGGCAAAATAGAAAAAAATATTTTGAAAAAATTCGATATCAAGCAAGATGTTTATTATGCAGAAATTGAATGGGCACAGTTTATTTTATTAAGTTCCAGAAACAAAGTTAAATATTCAGATGTATCTAAATTTCCTGAAGTAAGAAGGGATCTTGCATTGGTAATTGATAATTCGGTGAAGTTTTCACAAATAGAAGAGCTGGCATACAAAACAGTACCAGCACTGTTAAAGGAAGTAAATCTTTTTGATATTTATAAAGATGAAAAAATAGGCAGCAATAAAAAATCATATGCGGTAAGTTTTATAATTCAGGACAAAGAGAAAACCCTTACCGATACTGAGACAGATTCAATTATGAATAAACTCATTGCTGTATTTTCTGATGAATTAAATGCTAATCTCAGGTAA
- the recG gene encoding ATP-dependent DNA helicase RecG, which yields MHITETPIEYLKGVGPQRAEILKKELGIFSFNDLIDYYPFRYIDKSRFYKVSEISSDMPYVQLKGFIDKINFISGGKKIIRMTARFRDETGAIELVWFNGFKWLKDNFKPNIEYIVFGKPTLFSGKYNIAHPDVELPSEQEALINSSLQAFYNSSEKLKSRGLDSKGISKLMKALLPQIKGYIPETLSQKLIEGLKLISREEALKQIHFPESQEMLQKAQLRLKFEELFFVQLRLLKLKLLRSEKFSGNKFSTVGNHFNDFYKNYLPFQLTNSQKKVIKEIRNDIGSGKQMNRLLQGDVGSGKTIVSLLCMLIALDNGFQACIMAPTEILAMQHFVSITKLLKETNINVQLLTGSTKKPQRKKILSELENGDLKILIGTHALLEENVKFLNLGFVVIDEQHRFGVAQRAKMWQKNNIPPHVLVMTATPIPRTLAMTLYGDLDVSVINELPPGRKPVKTVHFTEADRLRVFGFMRKQIHEGHQIYVVYPLIFESESLDLKHLMEGYDSIVREFPLPHYAISIVHGQMKTADKDFEMQRFVKGETNIMVATTVIEVGVDIPNASVMVIENAERFGLSQLHQLRGRVGRGADQSYCILMTGNKLTSDGKKRIETMVRTTDGFEIAEADLRLRGPGDITGTQQSGILDFKIADIIKDEKLLHYARKTAIEILEKDPTLSGIENIPIIRRLSELNKENVNWSRIS from the coding sequence ATGCATATTACCGAAACACCCATAGAATATTTAAAAGGCGTAGGTCCGCAAAGAGCAGAAATACTGAAAAAGGAATTGGGTATTTTTAGTTTTAATGATCTTATCGATTACTATCCTTTCAGATATATTGATAAAAGCCGCTTTTATAAAGTTAGCGAAATAAGCAGCGACATGCCCTATGTGCAATTGAAGGGATTCATTGATAAAATAAATTTTATAAGTGGCGGAAAAAAAATTATCCGCATGACTGCACGCTTCAGAGATGAGACGGGTGCGATAGAACTCGTGTGGTTTAATGGTTTCAAATGGCTTAAAGATAATTTCAAACCAAATATCGAATATATAGTTTTCGGAAAACCTACATTATTTAGCGGGAAATATAACATTGCGCATCCTGATGTTGAATTACCTTCCGAACAGGAAGCCCTTATCAATTCAAGCCTTCAGGCTTTTTATAATTCTTCGGAAAAGCTTAAATCTAGAGGGCTCGATAGTAAAGGCATCAGTAAATTAATGAAAGCATTATTGCCTCAAATAAAAGGCTATATTCCCGAAACTCTTTCACAAAAGCTGATAGAAGGATTGAAACTTATTTCACGTGAAGAAGCGTTGAAACAAATTCATTTTCCGGAGAGCCAGGAAATGCTTCAAAAAGCACAGCTTCGACTGAAATTTGAAGAACTATTTTTTGTTCAGTTACGATTGTTAAAACTAAAACTTCTTCGTTCCGAAAAATTTTCGGGTAATAAATTTTCCACAGTTGGCAATCATTTCAACGATTTTTATAAAAATTATCTTCCTTTTCAACTTACAAATTCACAGAAAAAAGTTATAAAAGAAATCAGGAATGATATTGGTTCAGGTAAACAAATGAATCGCTTGTTGCAGGGCGATGTTGGAAGCGGAAAAACAATAGTGTCATTGTTATGTATGCTAATAGCTCTTGATAATGGTTTTCAGGCATGTATTATGGCTCCGACAGAAATATTAGCCATGCAACATTTTGTAAGCATTACAAAACTACTTAAAGAAACAAATATAAATGTTCAACTTTTAACCGGTAGCACAAAGAAGCCTCAACGAAAGAAAATATTGAGTGAACTGGAAAATGGAGATTTGAAAATTCTTATTGGGACTCATGCATTGCTTGAGGAAAATGTAAAGTTTTTAAATCTTGGTTTTGTAGTAATTGATGAACAACATCGATTTGGCGTTGCACAAAGGGCAAAGATGTGGCAAAAAAATAATATACCTCCGCATGTGTTAGTAATGACTGCAACTCCCATCCCGCGTACTTTGGCAATGACGCTTTATGGCGACCTGGATGTTTCTGTAATCAATGAATTGCCTCCCGGGCGAAAACCTGTGAAAACAGTGCATTTTACGGAAGCCGACCGTTTGCGTGTTTTTGGTTTTATGCGAAAGCAGATTCATGAAGGGCATCAGATTTATGTTGTGTACCCATTGATATTTGAATCGGAATCGCTTGATTTGAAACATTTGATGGAAGGATATGATAGCATTGTTCGTGAGTTTCCTTTGCCGCATTATGCAATTAGTATTGTTCATGGCCAGATGAAAACTGCCGATAAAGATTTCGAGATGCAACGTTTTGTAAAAGGTGAAACAAATATAATGGTAGCTACTACAGTGATTGAAGTGGGTGTTGATATTCCGAATGCATCAGTTATGGTGATTGAAAATGCAGAACGTTTTGGTTTATCACAATTACATCAGTTGCGTGGGCGTGTTGGAAGAGGTGCAGATCAATCATACTGTATTTTAATGACCGGGAATAAACTTACGTCTGATGGAAAAAAACGTATTGAAACAATGGTCAGAACTACTGATGGTTTTGAAATTGCCGAAGCTGATTTACGACTTCGCGGTCCCGGCGATATTACAGGAACACAACAAAGCGGTATACTCGATTTTAAAATTGCCGATATCATTAAAGATGAAAAATTGCTCCACTATGCCCGAAAAACAGCTATTGAAATTCTTGAAAAAGATCCTACATTATCAGGAATTGAAAATATTCCTATCATACGTAGGCTTTCAGAACTTAATAAAGAAAATGTTAACTGGAGCAGGATAAGTTGA
- a CDS encoding type IX secretion system membrane protein PorP/SprF: MKKNITFLFFFLASVVIYAQQEVQVSHNMFNNMGINPAYAGMNDGICATAIVRQQWMGFEDAQGYKGAPQTYLLSIDGAVHPLHGGLGLNVMQDQLGFEKNLDVKLSYSYKLAAGPGILGIGAQIGFWNKKYDFTKFLPIDINDPKLLGGGEEGNMATDFAFGVFYQIPSKLYFGLSSSQLSQAEISYTTSLAAPTLSRHYYVSAGYYYPIPSNPSLELDPSILIKSDLASTQFDVNALLKFNNTFWGGISWRAQDAIVALIGYQRNFNFGTLRLGYSYDFTTSALNNYSSGSHEIMLGYCFKITKAENHESYDNVRFL; the protein is encoded by the coding sequence ATGAAAAAAAATATTACTTTTTTATTTTTCTTCCTCGCTTCTGTTGTTATATATGCACAACAGGAGGTTCAGGTAAGCCATAATATGTTTAATAATATGGGTATAAATCCTGCTTATGCTGGTATGAATGATGGCATATGTGCAACTGCAATTGTTCGTCAGCAATGGATGGGGTTTGAAGATGCTCAAGGATATAAAGGAGCTCCTCAGACTTATTTATTATCGATTGATGGTGCAGTTCATCCATTACATGGAGGTTTAGGATTAAATGTGATGCAAGATCAACTTGGATTTGAAAAAAATCTTGATGTCAAACTTTCATACTCTTATAAATTAGCTGCAGGTCCTGGAATTTTGGGCATTGGAGCACAGATAGGTTTCTGGAATAAAAAATATGATTTTACAAAATTTCTTCCTATTGATATTAATGATCCAAAGCTATTGGGTGGTGGCGAAGAAGGTAATATGGCAACTGATTTTGCATTTGGTGTTTTTTACCAAATACCAAGTAAATTATATTTTGGTTTATCATCTTCACAACTTTCGCAAGCAGAGATTTCTTATACCACATCACTTGCAGCACCAACTCTATCCCGTCATTATTACGTATCAGCCGGTTATTATTATCCAATTCCCAGTAACCCTTCACTTGAACTCGATCCTTCCATACTCATTAAATCTGATCTTGCTTCTACACAATTTGATGTAAATGCTTTATTAAAATTTAATAATACTTTCTGGGGTGGAATAAGTTGGAGAGCACAGGATGCTATTGTAGCTCTTATAGGTTATCAAAGAAATTTCAATTTTGGTACACTTAGGCTTGGGTATTCATATGATTTTACAACTTCTGCTCTTAATAATTATAGTAGTGGAAGTCATGAGATTATGTTAGGCTATTGTTTTAAAATTACTAAAGCCGAAAATCATGAGAGTTACGATAATGTTAGATTCTTATAA
- the gldL gene encoding gliding motility protein GldL → MKNLVRSKKFKNFMSKLYGWGASVVIIGALFKIEHYPGAGPMLMIGLGTEAIIFFFSAFEPPHVEPDWSLVYPELAGMYHDAEAEAEESEHKKSMTEELDKMLEEAKIGPELIASLGKGLTKLNETTSKLSDVSEASAASDEFVQNIKSASKSAGELTNSYNKTSEALTKDISSTEGYANSIKAVSQSANELANTYAQTSEVLKSDLGASQDYVNSVKKATSSALELADQYSKSAESLTKSAQAIDFSAVDGKSYGEQIQKISQNLAALNSVYELQLKGTSEQVQATNKLQDTLNQFMSNLGESNDNTLKFKSEIATLTKNLSALNNVYGNMLAAMNVNVNR, encoded by the coding sequence ATGAAGAACCTAGTAAGAAGTAAAAAGTTTAAAAACTTCATGTCAAAATTGTATGGCTGGGGTGCGTCTGTTGTAATCATTGGTGCATTATTTAAAATTGAGCACTATCCTGGAGCTGGTCCAATGCTGATGATCGGATTAGGAACTGAAGCAATCATATTCTTTTTCTCTGCATTCGAACCACCACACGTTGAACCAGATTGGAGCCTTGTGTATCCTGAACTGGCCGGAATGTATCATGATGCCGAAGCTGAAGCTGAAGAAAGTGAACATAAGAAAAGCATGACAGAAGAACTCGATAAAATGCTTGAAGAAGCAAAAATTGGTCCTGAACTTATTGCTAGTCTTGGAAAGGGGCTGACCAAATTAAATGAAACAACATCTAAATTATCTGATGTAAGCGAAGCTTCAGCTGCAAGTGATGAATTTGTTCAGAATATTAAAAGTGCATCAAAGTCAGCTGGTGAATTAACGAATTCTTATAATAAAACATCTGAAGCTCTTACAAAAGATATAAGTTCAACAGAAGGTTATGCAAATAGTATTAAAGCTGTTTCTCAATCTGCAAATGAACTTGCAAACACTTATGCTCAAACTTCGGAAGTCCTTAAATCTGATCTTGGTGCATCACAAGATTATGTAAATAGTGTAAAAAAAGCTACAAGCTCAGCTCTTGAGCTTGCGGATCAATATAGTAAATCAGCCGAATCATTAACAAAATCAGCCCAGGCAATTGATTTTTCTGCTGTTGATGGTAAATCATATGGTGAACAAATTCAAAAAATTTCGCAAAACCTTGCTGCCCTCAACTCTGTCTATGAACTTCAATTAAAAGGTACAAGCGAACAAGTTCAGGCTACTAATAAACTTCAGGATACATTAAATCAGTTTATGAGTAATCTTGGCGAATCGAATGATAATACATTGAAGTTTAAAAGTGAAATTGCTACCCTTACTAAAAATCTGTCTGCTCTTAACAATGTTTATGGTAACATGCTTGCTGCCATGAATGTTAATGTTAACAGATAA
- a CDS encoding SUMF1/EgtB/PvdO family nonheme iron enzyme, translating into MKKLLISFSAILILLGILTSCNNSGKGQLIGVQDRPDWYQPDPYGMLFIHMGSYNMGNSDQDVPYAQISPSKTVSVQAFYMDETEITNNEYRQFVYWVRDSIAHRKLGEQLEEHLITENEETGETYEPPYINWKAKIEWDGTDEEQRDILNTMYISEQERFYRRKELDPRMFNYDYSYIDFKAAAAKDYSSSNLTAGSLNNNRPQGLKDRSVYIIKKTINIFPDTLAFVHDFTYSFNDPMTQNYFWHPAYDNYPVVGVNWVQARAFCIWRTLLMNSWLYSQEESYVNDFRLPTESEWEWAARGDLDLSPFPWGGPYIRNSNGCFLGNYKPLRGNYLDDGGFHTVVVGHYAPNDFGLYDMGGNVAEWTSNAFDESAYNFAHDLNMDYRYEAKDTDPPALKRKVIRGGSWKDVGYFMQTGTRTYEYQDTAKSYIGFRCVQTYLGRDKNDGPNASNVYN; encoded by the coding sequence ATGAAAAAGTTGCTAATTTCATTTTCAGCTATCCTTATACTACTTGGAATCCTTACAAGTTGTAATAATTCTGGCAAAGGTCAGTTAATAGGAGTTCAAGATAGACCTGATTGGTATCAACCCGATCCATATGGAATGCTTTTTATACATATGGGGAGCTATAATATGGGTAATAGTGATCAGGATGTACCTTATGCACAAATATCTCCTTCAAAAACAGTTTCTGTTCAAGCATTTTATATGGATGAAACAGAAATTACAAATAATGAATACAGACAATTTGTTTATTGGGTTCGGGATTCAATTGCACATCGTAAACTTGGCGAGCAATTAGAAGAACATTTAATCACAGAAAATGAAGAAACTGGTGAAACTTATGAACCACCTTATATTAACTGGAAAGCAAAAATTGAGTGGGATGGTACTGATGAAGAGCAAAGAGATATTCTTAATACAATGTATATTTCAGAACAAGAAAGATTTTACAGAAGAAAAGAATTAGACCCCCGTATGTTCAATTATGATTATAGTTATATAGATTTTAAAGCTGCTGCTGCAAAAGATTATTCTTCAAGTAATTTAACAGCAGGTTCATTAAATAACAACAGACCACAGGGATTGAAAGACAGGTCAGTATATATTATCAAAAAAACCATTAACATATTTCCGGATACCCTTGCATTTGTGCATGATTTCACATATTCATTTAATGATCCAATGACTCAAAATTATTTCTGGCATCCAGCTTATGATAATTATCCGGTTGTAGGAGTAAACTGGGTACAGGCTCGTGCTTTTTGTATTTGGAGAACATTATTAATGAATAGTTGGCTGTATAGTCAGGAAGAATCATATGTTAACGATTTTCGTCTTCCTACAGAATCAGAATGGGAATGGGCTGCACGTGGAGATCTTGATTTAAGTCCATTTCCATGGGGAGGTCCATATATCAGAAATAGTAATGGTTGTTTCTTGGGAAACTATAAACCGTTACGTGGTAATTATCTTGATGACGGGGGATTTCATACTGTAGTGGTTGGTCATTATGCTCCAAATGATTTTGGATTATATGATATGGGAGGAAATGTTGCAGAATGGACCAGCAATGCTTTCGATGAATCTGCTTATAATTTTGCTCATGATTTAAATATGGATTACAGGTATGAAGCAAAAGATACCGATCCTCCGGCACTAAAGAGAAAGGTAATTAGAGGAGGTTCATGGAAAGATGTTGGCTATTTCATGCAAACAGGTACACGTACGTATGAATATCAAGATACAGCTAAATCTTATATTGGATTCAGGTGTGTCCAGACTTATCTTGGTCGTGATAAAAATGATGGACCTAATGCATCTAATGTATATAATTAA
- the gldM gene encoding gliding motility protein GldM, which produces MAGYKETPRQKMIGMMYLVLTALLALNVSKDILNAFVIVNQGLKTSQANVTSKNELIYANFLKASMENPVKVKPYLDNALKAQKITDELVKYISELRTKVVAYAEFGIKDKSEDAAIWAKADTIPLSAIGAKDNYDKPMEILIGGSENGATGEGKVLKDKLEKFKKDMIALLMNEKDKKSTEKNFPFNLEDSYSITEGKVVSWIENNFYHTVLAADVALLNKMLIDVKTVEGDIIAKLYANVDAASFKFDKIVAKVVAPSSYIMSGSEYKANIFLAAYDSKKSPDIYIGDTNTHVGELLDKTKFEDGMGVYTTSGAGVGEKKYTGWISITKPGETTPTLYNFSSSYFVGTPSATVSATKMNVFYIGVANPVSISVPGVPSDQVQPTISSGTLKSLGGGKYEVFVTTGNTKTTINVMAKMGGKVTSMGSAEFRVKRVPNPEAYIANVNGGLVSKSLLAASGAIIPKMPEGFDFDLNFIITSFTLTVTTAGDLIEKYGVGNKLTADMIAAINKAKAGTKVYIEDIKAKGPDGTTRSLASINLKLK; this is translated from the coding sequence ATGGCTGGTTATAAAGAAACCCCGCGACAAAAGATGATCGGGATGATGTATCTGGTATTAACAGCTCTTTTAGCTCTTAATGTTTCAAAAGATATATTAAATGCTTTCGTTATAGTAAACCAAGGATTAAAAACAAGTCAGGCAAATGTTACAAGTAAAAATGAACTGATTTATGCTAATTTTCTGAAAGCATCCATGGAAAATCCCGTTAAAGTTAAACCCTATCTTGATAATGCGTTAAAAGCTCAAAAAATTACTGATGAATTAGTTAAATATATCAGTGAACTAAGAACAAAAGTAGTAGCTTACGCTGAGTTTGGCATTAAAGATAAAAGTGAAGACGCTGCCATATGGGCAAAAGCAGATACTATCCCATTATCAGCAATTGGCGCTAAAGATAATTACGATAAACCAATGGAAATTCTTATTGGTGGATCAGAAAATGGCGCAACTGGTGAAGGTAAAGTACTTAAAGATAAACTGGAAAAGTTTAAAAAAGATATGATCGCTTTGCTAATGAATGAAAAAGATAAAAAATCTACTGAAAAAAATTTCCCTTTCAATTTAGAGGATTCTTATAGTATTACTGAGGGAAAAGTTGTTAGTTGGATTGAAAATAATTTCTATCATACAGTACTTGCTGCAGATGTGGCTTTATTGAATAAAATGCTTATCGATGTAAAGACTGTTGAAGGTGATATTATAGCTAAACTATATGCTAATGTTGATGCTGCTTCTTTTAAATTTGATAAAATTGTAGCCAAAGTAGTGGCTCCTTCAAGTTATATTATGAGTGGCAGCGAATACAAAGCGAATATTTTCCTTGCAGCTTATGATAGTAAGAAATCACCAGATATATATATTGGTGACACAAATACACACGTAGGCGAACTTCTTGATAAAACAAAATTTGAAGATGGTATGGGTGTATATACTACTTCTGGTGCTGGTGTAGGCGAGAAAAAATATACAGGTTGGATAAGCATTACAAAACCAGGTGAAACTACTCCTACTCTTTATAATTTCAGCAGTTCTTATTTTGTTGGTACACCTTCTGCAACTGTTTCTGCTACAAAAATGAATGTTTTTTACATCGGTGTAGCAAATCCTGTTTCAATTTCTGTACCTGGCGTACCTAGTGATCAAGTTCAACCTACAATTTCTAGTGGAACTCTTAAGTCTTTAGGTGGAGGTAAATATGAAGTTTTTGTAACTACTGGAAATACAAAAACTACTATTAATGTGATGGCAAAAATGGGTGGTAAAGTCACTTCAATGGGTTCTGCAGAATTTCGTGTTAAGCGAGTTCCAAACCCTGAAGCATATATTGCAAATGTAAATGGTGGACTGGTTTCAAAATCTTTATTAGCGGCTTCTGGCGCAATTATTCCTAAAATGCCTGAAGGTTTTGATTTTGATTTAAATTTTATAATCACTTCATTCACATTAACCGTTACTACTGCTGGTGACCTAATTGAAAAGTATGGAGTAGGTAATAAATTAACTGCTGATATGATTGCTGCTATTAATAAAGCTAAGGCAGGTACAAAAGTATATATTGAAGATATTAAAGCAAAAGGACCTGATGGTACTACGCGTTCCTTAGCCTCGATCAACCTAAAGCTTAAATAA
- the gldN gene encoding gliding motility protein GldN: MLKIKILIFTLLGVILNLPSIKAQVMDSPPLDGVYEKIHNLNRVPIPYAPLREADALWTKRIWRVIDMREKINHPFYYPIDEQNGRKSFMQVVLSAIQEGSITAYDIGNDEFLIPFTYEQIMKNLNSTDSVTQQRDYPPYDYYDTVIVQKFEPSTVKKIRIKEDWFFDKQRSVMDVRILGICPILDDIDPVTGESRGSKPLFWIYFPDARKIFANAEVFNRFNDAARLTYDDLFFKRMFNSYIYKETNVYDRKIIEYATGMDALLESERIKNDIFLWEHDLWEY, from the coding sequence ATGTTAAAAATAAAAATTCTGATATTTACATTGTTGGGTGTAATACTTAATTTACCAAGTATTAAGGCACAAGTTATGGATAGTCCGCCACTTGATGGGGTGTATGAAAAAATTCATAATTTAAATCGTGTACCTATACCATATGCCCCTTTACGTGAAGCTGATGCATTGTGGACAAAACGCATATGGAGAGTTATCGATATGCGTGAAAAAATAAATCATCCATTTTATTATCCTATTGATGAACAAAATGGAAGAAAAAGTTTTATGCAGGTTGTTCTTTCTGCGATTCAGGAGGGTTCAATAACAGCATATGATATAGGTAATGATGAATTTTTAATACCATTTACTTATGAACAGATTATGAAAAATCTGAACTCTACTGATTCTGTAACACAACAAAGGGATTATCCTCCTTATGATTATTATGATACAGTTATTGTTCAAAAATTTGAACCTTCTACAGTAAAAAAAATAAGAATTAAAGAAGATTGGTTTTTTGATAAACAACGTTCGGTTATGGACGTAAGAATACTTGGTATTTGCCCAATATTAGACGATATTGATCCTGTTACTGGCGAATCAAGAGGTTCAAAACCTTTATTTTGGATATATTTTCCTGATGCCAGAAAAATATTTGCAAATGCAGAAGTATTCAATCGATTTAATGATGCGGCAAGACTTACCTATGATGATCTTTTCTTTAAAAGAATGTTTAATAGTTATATTTATAAGGAAACTAATGTCTATGATCGTAAAATAATAGAATATGCAACAGGGATGGATGCACTACTTGAATCAGAAAGAATAAAAAATGATATTTTCCTTTGGGAACATGATCTTTGGGAATATTAA